A part of Nesterenkonia lutea genomic DNA contains:
- a CDS encoding LysE/ArgO family amino acid transporter — translation MTIVLTGLLTCLALIVAIGPQSAWLLRQGLRRDRVLLAVSCCVFGDILLIGLGTAGVGAVLDHAPWLMEVLRWAGVAYLTWFAARSFAAAHRAGQALKPGVRVEMSSQGTDDAVLSPSAAGTGVKTVQKVQVTRISSIAATGLSVSILNPHAWVDTMVVLGTMANTFGDERWLFAVGAVTASVVWFSTLALGGAVLSKWLNRPRTWQVLDLVVGAIMLVVAGLLAFGGF, via the coding sequence ATGACTATCGTGCTCACCGGACTCCTGACCTGCCTGGCCCTCATCGTCGCCATCGGCCCGCAGAGCGCCTGGCTGCTGCGCCAGGGTCTGCGCAGAGACCGTGTGCTGCTCGCCGTCTCCTGCTGCGTCTTCGGCGACATCCTGCTCATCGGCCTCGGGACCGCAGGTGTCGGCGCGGTGCTCGATCACGCACCATGGCTGATGGAGGTCCTCCGCTGGGCCGGCGTGGCCTACCTGACCTGGTTCGCCGCCCGCTCCTTCGCGGCTGCACACCGTGCGGGCCAGGCGCTGAAGCCTGGCGTCCGTGTCGAGATGTCCAGCCAGGGGACCGACGACGCCGTGCTCTCCCCCTCTGCAGCGGGCACCGGCGTGAAGACGGTCCAGAAGGTGCAGGTCACTCGGATCTCCTCCATCGCCGCCACGGGCCTGAGCGTGTCGATCCTCAACCCCCATGCCTGGGTGGACACGATGGTGGTGCTGGGAACCATGGCCAACACCTTCGGCGATGAGCGATGGCTCTTCGCCGTGGGCGCCGTCACCGCTTCGGTGGTGTGGTTCAGCACGCTGGCCCTGGGCGGGGCTGTGCTCTCCAAGTGGCTGAACCGGCCGCGCACCTGGCAGGTCCTCGACCTGGTGGTCGGTGCGATCATGCTCGTGGTCGCGGGGCTCCTGGCCTTCGGCGGATTCTGA
- a CDS encoding ArgP/LysG family DNA-binding transcriptional regulator produces MNTDHLRAFVVAVDEGTFEAAAALLQISGSAFSQRIKALEREVGHVLVTRTIPVMPTESGTELLRIARQTVTLEDEARRSLGFHRLPGQAAPTVTLSVAVNADSLASWFLRVLQEAATWDDVELHFYAEDQEHTHELLRNGTVAAAVTENPTPVSGCRATALGTMRYWPVASAELLDRHRGADGAVDWERVPLIEYGIRDSLQRGALRRLGISGTPTTHMVPSVEAYNAGVGFGLGWGMIPESMIPPGLVEGTHPDLVIVEAIGPQETTLHWQHWSSTISVMDRLTRAVRRAAARMR; encoded by the coding sequence ATGAACACAGATCACCTGCGGGCCTTCGTCGTCGCGGTGGACGAGGGGACCTTCGAGGCCGCCGCCGCGCTGCTGCAGATCTCGGGTTCGGCCTTCTCCCAGCGGATCAAGGCCCTGGAGCGGGAGGTGGGTCATGTGCTGGTGACCCGCACGATTCCCGTGATGCCCACAGAGTCGGGCACGGAGCTGCTGCGCATCGCGCGGCAGACCGTGACGCTGGAGGACGAGGCTCGCCGCAGCCTCGGCTTCCATCGGCTCCCGGGCCAGGCCGCCCCCACTGTGACCCTCTCTGTGGCAGTCAATGCCGATTCCCTGGCCAGCTGGTTCCTGCGCGTGCTGCAGGAGGCGGCGACCTGGGATGACGTGGAGCTGCACTTCTACGCCGAGGACCAGGAACACACGCACGAGCTGCTGCGCAACGGCACCGTGGCCGCCGCAGTGACCGAGAATCCGACCCCGGTCTCCGGTTGCCGTGCCACGGCGCTGGGAACCATGCGCTATTGGCCGGTGGCCAGCGCCGAGCTGCTGGATCGGCATCGCGGCGCAGACGGAGCGGTGGACTGGGAGCGGGTGCCGCTGATCGAGTACGGCATCCGTGACTCGCTGCAGCGCGGGGCTCTGCGCCGACTGGGGATCTCTGGGACGCCGACCACGCATATGGTGCCCTCGGTGGAGGCTTATAACGCGGGGGTGGGCTTCGGGCTGGGCTGGGGAATGATCCCCGAGTCGATGATTCCCCCCGGGCTGGTGGAGGGAACCCATCCGGACCTGGTGATCGTGGAGGCGATCGGGCCGCAGGAGACCACGCTGCACTGGCAGCACTGGTCCAGCACGATCTCCGTCATGGACCGCCTCACCCGAGCCGTTCGTCGGGCGGCGGCCCGCATGCGCTGA
- a CDS encoding LLM class flavin-dependent oxidoreductase: MTISTERHSDQFELGLHTFGDVTKTLDGEQDVPQPQVLRNVLAEAKMADASGVDVIGIGEHHRPDYAISAPDVVLSAIGAVTERIKLTSAVTVLSSDDPVRVYQRFATIDGLTGGRAEVSLGRGSFIESYPLFGYDLSDYEQLFEEKVDLFFRLRSEGPVSWQGNTRGTLKDQEIYPKTEHEHGLPTWIAVGGTPNSVVRAARHGAGLELAIIGGAPERFRPLAQLYQKALDEFGHSGSRRVAVHSHGFVASTDEEALDVFYPSWAESMAKLGRERGWGNGHPSRAQFEQEVHQGALYVGSPETVAKKIVRTQKLLGNSRFGMKYGNASLAHEHMLSAVELYGTQVKPLVLDMLSDS; encoded by the coding sequence ATGACCATCAGCACAGAGCGCCACAGCGATCAGTTCGAACTCGGCCTGCACACCTTCGGGGATGTCACCAAGACCCTCGACGGCGAGCAGGATGTCCCCCAGCCCCAGGTGCTGCGCAACGTCCTCGCCGAGGCCAAGATGGCCGACGCCTCAGGGGTGGATGTCATCGGCATCGGCGAGCACCACCGTCCCGATTACGCCATCTCCGCCCCCGACGTCGTGCTTTCAGCCATCGGGGCAGTCACCGAGCGCATCAAGCTCACCTCTGCCGTGACGGTGCTCTCCTCAGATGATCCGGTGCGCGTCTATCAGCGCTTCGCCACCATCGACGGGCTCACCGGTGGCCGCGCCGAGGTCTCACTGGGCCGCGGCTCGTTCATCGAGTCCTATCCGCTCTTCGGCTACGACCTCTCCGACTATGAGCAGCTGTTCGAGGAGAAGGTCGACCTCTTCTTCCGGCTGCGCAGCGAAGGGCCTGTGAGCTGGCAGGGCAACACGCGCGGCACGCTGAAGGACCAGGAGATCTACCCCAAGACCGAGCATGAGCACGGCCTGCCCACGTGGATCGCCGTGGGCGGGACCCCCAATTCAGTGGTGCGTGCGGCACGCCATGGCGCGGGGCTGGAGCTGGCGATCATCGGCGGCGCCCCTGAGCGGTTCCGTCCGCTGGCCCAGCTCTATCAGAAGGCGCTGGATGAGTTCGGCCACAGCGGCAGCCGTCGCGTGGCGGTCCACTCTCACGGATTCGTGGCCTCCACCGATGAGGAGGCCCTTGATGTCTTCTATCCCTCCTGGGCCGAGTCCATGGCCAAGCTGGGCCGGGAACGCGGCTGGGGCAACGGCCACCCGAGCCGCGCACAGTTCGAGCAGGAGGTCCATCAGGGAGCCCTGTACGTCGGATCCCCGGAGACGGTGGCGAAGAAGATCGTGCGCACGCAGAAGCTCTTGGGCAACAGCCGTTTCGGGATGAAATATGGCAACGCGAGCCTGGCGCATGAGCACATGCTCAGTGCCGTCGAGCTCTACGGCACCCAGGTCAAGCCGCTGGTGCTGGACATGCTCAGCGATTCCTGA
- a CDS encoding small multi-drug export protein, with translation MYESLTLATNLAATMGEDHWITGLQNWTQDLPAALQWLGVILVSAIPFVESFFGAPIGILAGMHPAVAIIAAVVGNMLSLILVVYVAHWVRTAILHKRARPVDPEKSAKREKVRRIFDRFGVPGVSILGPLALPSQFTAPLMVSFGASRHAVMAWMLVSVILWGAGFGLLAAWGLSLVG, from the coding sequence ATGTACGAATCACTGACACTCGCGACCAATCTCGCCGCCACCATGGGTGAGGACCACTGGATCACCGGCCTGCAGAACTGGACCCAGGACCTGCCCGCCGCGCTGCAGTGGCTGGGCGTCATCCTGGTCTCAGCGATCCCCTTCGTGGAATCCTTCTTCGGCGCCCCCATCGGAATACTGGCGGGGATGCATCCCGCCGTGGCGATCATCGCCGCCGTCGTGGGCAATATGCTCTCACTGATCCTGGTGGTCTACGTGGCCCACTGGGTGCGCACCGCGATCCTGCACAAGCGTGCCCGACCGGTGGACCCGGAGAAGTCCGCCAAGCGTGAGAAGGTGCGGCGCATCTTTGATCGATTCGGCGTCCCCGGGGTCTCGATCCTCGGCCCCCTGGCGCTGCCGAGCCAGTTCACGGCCCCGCTGATGGTCTCCTTCGGAGCCTCCCGCCATGCCGTGATGGCCTGGATGCTCGTGTCAGTGATCCTCTGGGGCGCAGGTTTCGGTCTGCTCGCGGCCTGGGGACTGAGCCTCGTCGGCTAG
- a CDS encoding TetR family transcriptional regulator — protein MSQRERNQLQSWNAIHRAAFELARTSGPGAATVDEIAARAGVSRRTFFNYFPVKEDAVLGTRSAELDPLAVERFHASAEDELTRVVHLFVAVVRTCLPEETAASRRRIIAEHPHLRARLAELLAQVEQLVHGAVHAEAEQGGLRLPGGGGEHAFEALLILAGGITKFTFTRYHESESASLDPFISESIAQFRNVMENTR, from the coding sequence ATGAGTCAACGGGAACGCAACCAGCTCCAGAGCTGGAACGCCATCCACCGCGCCGCCTTCGAGCTGGCCAGGACGAGCGGGCCGGGTGCCGCCACGGTGGATGAGATCGCCGCTCGCGCCGGGGTGTCACGGCGAACGTTCTTCAACTACTTTCCGGTCAAGGAGGACGCGGTCCTCGGGACCCGGTCTGCGGAACTGGACCCTCTCGCCGTCGAACGCTTCCATGCCTCTGCGGAGGACGAGCTGACCCGGGTGGTGCATCTCTTTGTGGCCGTGGTCCGCACCTGCCTGCCGGAGGAGACCGCGGCCAGCCGCCGCCGAATCATCGCCGAGCACCCGCACCTGCGCGCCCGGCTGGCAGAGCTGCTGGCTCAGGTGGAGCAGCTCGTCCATGGTGCCGTGCACGCCGAGGCCGAGCAGGGCGGACTTCGTCTGCCCGGCGGTGGGGGAGAGCACGCCTTCGAGGCCCTGCTGATCCTGGCCGGAGGCATCACCAAGTTCACCTTCACCCGTTATCACGAGTCCGAGTCCGCGAGTCTCGACCCGTTCATCAGCGAGTCCATCGCCCAGTTCAGAAACGTCATGGAGAACACCCGATGA
- a CDS encoding MDR family MFS transporter, with protein sequence MTSHDTSSPSKTTPPSTPVGPVPGSAQAAEAPAPAEPETGHLGLIFSALILAMLMASLGQTVLATALPTIVGELDGVEHMAWVITAFILASTVMMPVYGKLGDMFGRKPLFMFAILTFVIGSALGGAADGMGQLVGARVIQGIGGGGLMILSQATIADVVPARERGKYMGVMGGVFAFSSVAGPLLGGWLTDGPGWRWTLWMNVPLGLLALVGIAILLKLPERPTEKRGRIDVWGMALLAAATTAVVLVATWGGGEYAWSSPLILGLIAAAIITGAIFTWVESRTPEPIMPLMLFRNRNFVLTMVAGLITGVAMFGALGYMPTYLQMVTGYSPAQAGMLMIPMMGTLLVAGIVVGRRVSATGRYKKVMVVGSVITALGLGLLSTVSADSPVILECLYLGVLGLGLGCTMQLLTLVAQNSFALRHVGTATAGQNYFRQVGATLGSAVVGSLFAARLTHLLSERLPAGAADGAGANSLTPELVRALPDSIYTVVVESYNEALMPLFLVLAPFALIATLMLIFVDEKPLATTLDR encoded by the coding sequence ATGACCAGTCACGACACCTCTTCTCCTTCGAAGACCACCCCGCCCAGCACTCCTGTCGGTCCGGTCCCGGGCTCTGCTCAGGCCGCTGAAGCTCCCGCGCCTGCGGAGCCGGAGACCGGGCATCTCGGTCTGATCTTCAGCGCGCTGATCCTTGCCATGCTCATGGCCTCGCTGGGCCAGACCGTGCTGGCCACGGCGCTGCCGACCATCGTGGGCGAGCTCGACGGCGTGGAGCATATGGCCTGGGTCATCACGGCCTTCATCCTCGCCTCCACCGTGATGATGCCCGTCTACGGCAAGCTCGGCGACATGTTCGGCCGCAAGCCGCTCTTCATGTTCGCCATCCTGACCTTCGTCATCGGTTCCGCACTCGGCGGCGCCGCGGACGGCATGGGTCAGCTGGTCGGTGCTCGCGTGATCCAGGGCATCGGCGGCGGCGGACTCATGATCCTGTCCCAGGCGACCATCGCCGACGTCGTCCCGGCCCGCGAGCGCGGAAAATACATGGGCGTCATGGGCGGCGTCTTCGCGTTCTCCTCGGTGGCCGGTCCGCTGCTCGGCGGCTGGCTCACCGACGGGCCCGGCTGGCGCTGGACGCTCTGGATGAATGTCCCGCTCGGACTGCTGGCCCTGGTGGGCATCGCCATCCTGTTGAAGCTCCCGGAGCGTCCCACCGAGAAGCGCGGACGCATCGACGTGTGGGGGATGGCGCTGCTCGCCGCCGCGACCACCGCCGTCGTGCTGGTGGCCACCTGGGGCGGCGGCGAGTATGCCTGGTCCTCCCCGCTCATCCTGGGACTGATCGCCGCGGCGATCATCACTGGAGCCATCTTCACCTGGGTCGAATCTCGGACTCCCGAGCCGATCATGCCGCTCATGCTCTTCCGCAACCGGAACTTCGTGCTCACCATGGTGGCGGGGCTGATCACGGGCGTGGCCATGTTCGGCGCGCTGGGGTACATGCCCACCTACCTGCAGATGGTCACCGGCTACAGCCCTGCCCAGGCGGGGATGCTGATGATCCCGATGATGGGCACGCTGCTGGTGGCGGGCATCGTCGTCGGCCGCAGGGTCAGCGCCACGGGCCGCTACAAGAAGGTGATGGTGGTCGGCAGTGTGATCACCGCACTCGGTCTCGGCCTGCTCTCCACGGTGAGCGCCGACTCTCCGGTGATCCTGGAGTGCCTCTACCTGGGCGTGCTCGGCCTCGGCCTGGGCTGCACCATGCAGCTGCTGACGCTGGTCGCGCAGAACTCCTTCGCGCTGCGCCACGTGGGCACCGCGACCGCGGGACAGAACTACTTCCGTCAGGTCGGGGCGACCCTGGGCTCCGCCGTCGTCGGTTCCCTCTTCGCCGCGCGGCTGACCCACCTGCTCAGCGAGCGGCTGCCTGCTGGTGCCGCCGATGGTGCCGGTGCGAACTCGCTGACCCCGGAGCTGGTGCGCGCGCTGCCGGATTCGATCTACACGGTGGTGGTGGAGTCCTATAACGAGGCGCTGATGCCGCTGTTCCTGGTGCTCGCACCGTTCGCGCTGATCGCCACGCTGATGCTGATCTTCGTCGACGAGAAGCCGCTGGCAACCACACTGGACCGCTGA
- a CDS encoding copper resistance CopC family protein, which produces MTHQATASPRMQAARISLLSAAAGIGLSLAAVAAPAWAHDSLISSSPEAEEVLERSPEEITLEFSGDGLTDGESIANVIEVSDAEGANWHGETEVEGSTLSADLPEELPGGEYTVAYRAVYSDGHAEEQSFDFEVADSGPGSAAGEPDTSEDDDAAAAPSEPAAEESAAEDPEAQQTMTQAPAEEVGYSVGVPTWAVVAGGIVVLGLIAGAVIAVLRGRARRRG; this is translated from the coding sequence ATGACACACCAAGCAACCGCGTCCCCGCGCATGCAGGCGGCACGCATCAGCCTCCTCTCTGCCGCAGCCGGCATCGGGCTGAGCCTCGCCGCCGTCGCCGCGCCCGCCTGGGCACATGACTCCCTCATCTCCTCCTCTCCGGAGGCTGAGGAAGTCCTCGAGCGCAGCCCCGAGGAGATCACCCTTGAATTCTCCGGGGACGGACTGACCGACGGCGAGTCCATCGCCAACGTCATCGAGGTCAGCGACGCCGAAGGTGCGAACTGGCACGGCGAGACCGAGGTCGAGGGCTCCACCCTGTCCGCCGACCTCCCCGAGGAGCTGCCCGGGGGCGAATACACCGTGGCGTACCGGGCGGTCTACTCCGACGGCCACGCCGAGGAGCAGTCCTTCGACTTCGAGGTCGCGGACTCCGGGCCCGGCTCCGCCGCGGGGGAGCCGGACACTTCCGAGGACGACGACGCCGCGGCCGCTCCCAGCGAGCCGGCGGCGGAGGAGTCCGCCGCCGAAGATCCCGAAGCCCAGCAGACCATGACCCAGGCGCCCGCCGAGGAGGTCGGGTACAGCGTGGGGGTGCCCACCTGGGCGGTCGTGGCCGGGGGAATCGTCGTGCTGGGCCTGATCGCGGGCGCGGTCATCGCAGTGCTTCGCGGAAGGGCGCGGCGCCGGGGCTGA
- a CDS encoding YccF domain-containing protein — translation MNSMVSLILNVIWLVFGGLWLALGYFLAGIICCLLIITIPFGIASFRIGVYALWPFGRTIVDRSPRGGGLFSAVGNVIWLLVAGIWIAIGHVLTAIPMFVSIIGIPLGIANLKLIPVSLMPLGKVIVPSRAVLPTYRHA, via the coding sequence ATGAACTCCATGGTCTCTCTGATACTCAACGTCATCTGGCTGGTCTTCGGCGGTCTCTGGCTCGCGCTCGGCTACTTCCTCGCCGGGATCATCTGTTGTCTGCTGATCATCACGATCCCCTTCGGCATCGCATCCTTCCGCATCGGGGTCTATGCGCTGTGGCCCTTCGGGCGGACCATCGTGGATCGCAGCCCCCGGGGAGGCGGCCTGTTCTCCGCCGTGGGCAACGTCATCTGGCTGCTGGTGGCCGGAATCTGGATCGCCATCGGGCATGTGCTCACCGCGATCCCGATGTTCGTCAGCATCATCGGCATTCCGCTGGGCATCGCAAACCTGAAGCTGATCCCGGTCTCGCTGATGCCGCTGGGCAAGGTCATCGTCCCCTCCCGAGCGGTGCTGCCGACCTACCGGCACGCCTGA
- a CDS encoding aldehyde dehydrogenase family protein: MTPYLAADERPPSERHVSTPLGTLDAQVAGTQHAFRTGLTQPLQWRREQLEALLRLLEERAGEFHAAMEADLGKSDVETHLTEVLAVKSEVKNALKNLSRWTRDRRTPVPFIVGTARAHVQPQPLGTVLIIGPWNYPFHLLLMPLIGALAAGNSVVLKPSELAPTVSQTVARLVPEYLDREAVQVVEGGVEVTTRLLEHRFDHIFYTGNGAVGSIVMAAAARHLTPVTLELGGKSPVWVDASADLAQTAESLVWGKFSNCGQTCVAPDYVLTTPALAEPLAAEIARVTTRAFGKNPRTAKNYGRIINERHTERLAGLLGSGIPVMGGTADAAARYVAPTVLIDVAPDSAIMKDEIFGPILPILAVGDHHEAIEFINERPKPLALYAFTERPEVREDLLQRTSSGGITFNTVMTQLAVSALPFGGVGASGMGRYHGEYSVATFSHERAVLRRLPGFEPARLAKAPISRGVRRILLKG, from the coding sequence ATGACTCCCTACTTAGCAGCTGACGAGCGCCCGCCGTCCGAGCGGCACGTGTCCACGCCGCTGGGCACCCTCGACGCCCAGGTGGCCGGAACCCAGCACGCCTTTCGGACCGGGCTCACCCAGCCCCTCCAGTGGCGCCGCGAACAGCTGGAGGCACTGCTGCGACTGCTCGAGGAGCGCGCCGGCGAGTTTCATGCGGCGATGGAGGCGGATCTGGGCAAGAGCGACGTCGAGACTCACCTCACCGAAGTGCTGGCGGTGAAATCTGAGGTCAAGAACGCCCTGAAGAACCTGAGCCGCTGGACTCGGGATCGACGAACCCCTGTTCCGTTCATCGTAGGAACGGCTCGTGCACACGTGCAGCCGCAGCCGCTGGGCACGGTCCTGATCATCGGACCCTGGAACTACCCGTTTCACCTGCTGCTGATGCCGCTGATCGGCGCCCTGGCGGCCGGCAACTCGGTGGTCCTCAAGCCCAGCGAGCTGGCTCCCACCGTCTCCCAGACCGTGGCGAGACTGGTGCCGGAGTACCTGGACCGTGAAGCCGTCCAGGTGGTGGAGGGCGGAGTCGAGGTGACCACGCGACTTCTCGAACACCGCTTCGATCACATCTTCTACACCGGCAACGGGGCTGTGGGGTCGATCGTGATGGCCGCCGCCGCCAGACATCTGACGCCTGTGACCCTGGAGCTGGGCGGCAAGTCCCCCGTCTGGGTCGACGCCTCCGCAGACCTCGCTCAGACGGCCGAGTCTCTCGTGTGGGGCAAGTTCAGCAACTGCGGCCAGACGTGCGTGGCCCCGGACTACGTGCTCACCACGCCCGCCCTGGCCGAGCCGCTGGCCGCGGAGATCGCCCGGGTGACGACCCGGGCCTTCGGGAAGAACCCGCGCACCGCGAAGAACTACGGGCGCATCATCAATGAGCGCCACACCGAACGTCTCGCCGGGCTGCTCGGCTCCGGCATCCCCGTGATGGGCGGCACGGCCGATGCAGCCGCGAGATACGTGGCACCGACGGTCCTGATCGACGTGGCCCCCGACTCCGCCATCATGAAGGACGAGATCTTCGGACCGATCCTGCCGATCCTGGCGGTGGGCGATCATCACGAGGCCATCGAGTTCATCAACGAGCGTCCGAAGCCGCTGGCCCTCTACGCCTTCACCGAGCGTCCCGAGGTCCGCGAGGACCTGCTGCAGCGCACCTCGTCCGGCGGGATCACCTTCAACACGGTCATGACCCAGCTGGCTGTCTCCGCGCTCCCCTTCGGCGGCGTGGGAGCCAGCGGCATGGGCAGATACCACGGCGAGTACAGCGTGGCCACGTTCAGCCACGAGCGGGCCGTGCTGCGCAGGCTGCCCGGCTTCGAGCCCGCCCGGCTGGCCAAAGCTCCGATCTCCCGGGGCGTGCGCCGGATCCTGCTCAAGGGCTGA
- a CDS encoding rhodanese-like domain-containing protein encodes MTPALTAVEFFSAKLSFETDPADLAADRAAGASPLVVDVRSAEAWNQGHIPGALHMPNAELSERAAELGSDLDRAVVVYCWGPGCNGSTRAALTLASLGHTAVRELIGGFEYWAREGFLVESATGRHRRSPDPLTAPLHD; translated from the coding sequence ATGACACCTGCACTGACTGCCGTGGAGTTCTTCTCCGCAAAGCTCAGCTTCGAGACCGACCCGGCAGACCTCGCCGCCGATCGCGCGGCCGGGGCCTCCCCGCTGGTGGTCGACGTCCGCTCTGCCGAAGCGTGGAACCAGGGCCATATCCCCGGTGCCCTGCACATGCCCAACGCCGAACTCTCCGAGCGGGCGGCTGAGCTGGGCTCAGACCTGGATCGCGCCGTCGTCGTCTACTGCTGGGGGCCCGGCTGCAACGGCAGCACCCGAGCGGCGCTGACCCTTGCCTCGCTGGGCCACACGGCAGTTCGCGAGCTCATCGGCGGGTTCGAGTACTGGGCCCGGGAGGGATTCCTCGTCGAGAGCGCCACCGGGCGCCACCGTCGGTCCCCCGATCCGCTGACCGCCCCGCTCCATGACTGA
- a CDS encoding SDR family oxidoreductase, producing MTSSDETSSSPATRTALIVGASGITGSAIGEQLVAEGWDVLALSRSASSTPGLRGVAADLRDPASLTAALAEHRPTHVFFTAWQKQDTEAENIRVNQAMLHDLLAALSHAPLEHVAIVTGLKHYLGPFEAYAAGATPETPFHEEEPRLETPNFYYAQEDELFAAAETQGFTWSVHRAHTIIGHAVGNAMNMGLTIAVQATLAKELDLDFVFPGSEQQWNGLTDMTDAGLLAEQMIWASTDPAGANEPFNIVNGDVFRWRWMWPRLAADLGVAPERVVGFSATPRPLEEQMAPHESAWPAIAEKHGLVETDINRLASWWHTDADLGREMEVVTDMGKSRDAGFLAHRRTEQAFKDLFARYRADRVIP from the coding sequence ATGACCTCCTCCGACGAAACCTCGTCCTCTCCCGCGACTCGCACCGCACTGATCGTGGGCGCCTCGGGGATCACTGGATCGGCGATCGGCGAACAGCTCGTCGCCGAAGGTTGGGATGTGCTGGCGCTTTCGCGCAGCGCATCTTCCACGCCGGGGCTGCGCGGGGTGGCCGCCGATCTCCGCGACCCTGCGAGCTTGACTGCGGCGCTCGCGGAGCACCGACCCACTCATGTCTTCTTCACCGCCTGGCAGAAGCAGGACACCGAGGCCGAGAACATCCGGGTCAACCAGGCGATGCTGCATGACCTTCTTGCAGCGCTCTCCCATGCCCCGCTCGAGCATGTGGCCATCGTGACCGGGTTGAAGCACTATCTGGGCCCTTTCGAGGCCTATGCCGCCGGTGCCACGCCCGAGACTCCTTTCCACGAGGAGGAGCCGCGGCTGGAGACCCCCAACTTCTACTACGCGCAGGAGGATGAGCTGTTCGCCGCGGCGGAGACCCAGGGATTCACCTGGTCCGTCCACCGTGCGCACACGATCATCGGGCACGCTGTGGGCAATGCGATGAACATGGGCCTGACCATCGCGGTCCAGGCCACGCTGGCCAAGGAGCTCGACCTTGACTTCGTGTTCCCGGGCAGTGAGCAGCAGTGGAACGGGCTCACCGACATGACCGACGCCGGCCTGCTCGCCGAGCAGATGATCTGGGCCTCCACTGATCCGGCAGGGGCGAACGAGCCGTTCAACATCGTCAACGGCGACGTGTTCCGGTGGCGGTGGATGTGGCCCCGCCTCGCCGCCGACCTCGGGGTCGCCCCCGAGCGCGTGGTCGGATTCTCCGCGACCCCTCGCCCGCTCGAGGAGCAGATGGCACCGCACGAGTCCGCATGGCCCGCGATCGCGGAGAAGCATGGACTGGTGGAGACGGACATCAACAGACTCGCCTCCTGGTGGCACACCGATGCCGACCTGGGGCGTGAGATGGAGGTCGTCACGGACATGGGCAAGAGCCGCGACGCCGGATTCCTCGCCCACCGCAGAACCGAGCAGGCGTTCAAAGACCTCTTCGCCCGCTACCGCGCGGACCGGGTCATCCCCTGA
- a CDS encoding RidA family protein, translated as MTASTRFIRSASLFPGVEYAYAAQVPGRSRLIFMAGACPLDEDGFTVGIDDCTAQAEQCVENLRTALRDAGAGLQDVVNTRVLVASARRADLLETWRAVRSAFGDHDPPSTLLGVSMLGYEHQLVEIEAVAAVQD; from the coding sequence ATGACAGCGTCAACCCGATTCATCCGCTCGGCATCGCTGTTCCCGGGAGTCGAATACGCCTACGCCGCACAGGTGCCGGGGCGGTCGAGGCTGATCTTCATGGCTGGCGCCTGCCCGCTGGACGAGGACGGCTTCACCGTGGGGATCGATGACTGCACCGCCCAGGCCGAACAGTGCGTGGAGAACCTGCGCACTGCCCTGCGAGACGCCGGAGCCGGTCTCCAGGACGTGGTGAACACGCGCGTGCTCGTCGCGTCAGCCCGCCGCGCAGATCTTCTTGAGACCTGGAGAGCGGTGCGCTCCGCCTTCGGTGACCACGATCCGCCCAGCACGCTGCTCGGCGTCTCCATGCTCGGGTATGAGCATCAGCTGGTCGAGATCGAGGCCGTTGCTGCGGTCCAGGACTGA